One Aegilops tauschii subsp. strangulata cultivar AL8/78 chromosome 7, Aet v6.0, whole genome shotgun sequence genomic window carries:
- the LOC141027177 gene encoding protein FAR1-RELATED SEQUENCE 3-like translates to MLVFLHSHKNFDKTILEYVKYLQFKGIEHVQIMSILGGDDPGSYFLEMDAKDLINIKANNSRMDDVDDVLKTVNFFREMKEINREFFCDIQLDESDRVKNIFWANTSCRGAYQDFGDCVTFDTTYKTNKYHMPLGVFVGTNNHLQTTFFAFTLIRDEDADSFIWLFKTFLRFMRGKAPTCIFTGTTATPQRKITQ, encoded by the exons ATGCTTGTCTTCTTGCACTCCCACAAAAACTTTGACAAAACAATCTTGGAGTACGTCAAGTACCTGCAGTTCAAAGGCATTGAACACGTGCAAATCATGAGCATACTGGGCGGTGATGACCCCGGTAGCTACTTCCTCGAAATGGATGCCAAAGACCTGATTAACAT CAAAGCAAATAATTCAAGGATGGATGATGTGGACGATGTCCTAAAGACTGTCAACTTCTTTAGGGAGATGAAAGAGATAAACAGGGAATTCTTCTGCGACATACAACTTGATGAGTCCGATAGAGTGAAGAACATATTCTGGGCAAACACGAGCTGCCGAGGGGCGTATCAAGACTTTGGTGACTGTGTAACGTTTGACACCACATATAAGACCAACAAGTACCATATGCCACTTGGGGTGTTTGTGGGTACTAACAACCACTTACAGACTACATTCTTTGCTTTCACCCTGATAAGAGATGAGGATGCAGATTCATTCATATGGCTGTTCAAAACATTTTTAAGGTTCATGAGAGGGAAGGCTCCTACATGCATCTTCACAGGAACAACCGCCACCCCCCAAAGGAAAATAACACAGTAA
- the LOC109768501 gene encoding protein FAR1-RELATED SEQUENCE 5-like, with the protein MALAIPDAFGNTVHKLCHWHIMKKYREHLAYLYNLHEDLKDEFTAILNRPLMPTKFEATWKALMDKYNLHDDATMVAMWNERERWISAYFKEIFCAKMMSTQRSERMNYVLKKNFISEIQNLHRFVSQKEQNTLTFYGFDTQMAKLYSRAVYSEIIKRLKLSTLFTVVADPVGKIFDWECKLWTTQTIKADSVPEKYILRRYTKRPNI; encoded by the exons ATGGCTTTGGCGATCCCAGATGCTTTCGGGAACACAGTACACAAGCTGTGTCACTGGCACATTATGAAGAAGTACAGGGAGCACCTCGCATACCTGTACAACCTCCACGAAGACCTTAAGGATGAATTCACAGCAATCCTCAACCGGCCCCTCATGCCAACTAAGTTTGAGGCTACCTGGAAAGCACTCATGGATAAGTACAACCTCCATGATGATGCCACGATGGTGGCAATGTGGAATGAGCGCGAGAGATGGATATCAGCTTACTTCAAAGAAATATTCTGTGCCAAAATGATGTCCACACAACGGAGTGAGAGGATGAACTATGTGCTCAAGAAGAACTTCATAAGTGAGATACAAAACCTGCATCGGTTTGTCAGCCAG AAGGAACAAAACACGCTGACCTTCTATGGGTTTGACACTCAGATGGCAAAGCTTTACTCACGAGCTGTGTACAGCGAGATCATAAAAAGGCTAAAATTGAGCACTCTCTTCACG GTGGTTGCAGACCCCGTGGGAAAAATATTTGACTGGGAGTGCAAGCTGTGGACCACACAG ACAATTAAGGCTGACAGCGTCCCAGAGAAATACATTCTCAGGAGATACACCAAACGCCCGAACATCTAG